In Seriola aureovittata isolate HTS-2021-v1 ecotype China chromosome 17, ASM2101889v1, whole genome shotgun sequence, a genomic segment contains:
- the LOC130184541 gene encoding plexin domain-containing protein 1-like, with protein sequence MWVNLVMLFLCFSQTQMVRVWVQQQTDDFYSGISQQREGSTEGDSHPHRAQRSSSGHAMMSRAVSGGGLTIDTLPENMTRVVEDSGKYYTWRSFGPKDRRTQDLWVDMNDVRHGQVRVHGILSNSYKQAVRVALSFDFPFYGHYLRQIIIATGGFIFTGDITHRMLTTTQYIAPLMANFDPSYSKDSTVQYLDNGEVFVVQWEKVILPGKESEGAFTFQAALYKTGTITFSYRDIPLSLDVISSAEHPVKVGLSDAFMVMSSQSPDAQQQSIYEYHRVEIDITKITSYSAVEFTPLPTCLQHDSCELCLSSNQTSGCSWCHVLQRCSDGMDRHRQEWLDYGCSEESKDATCEDYSRGDSSTGSSITPEIEEVTFLTPLQKGCESDDDTKHHIFTAGNDVKTDASTKSEGLANTGVIAGIAAALVLLLVLILVALYINYHPTVTSPLYLIQRRKNYWPSWKFQKQQPGYTEVEGEGHEKDSIVEAGPC encoded by the exons ATGATTTTTACAGTGGTATCTCACAGCAGCGTGAAGGGTCGACTGAAGGTGACAGTCATCCTCACAGAGCCCAGAGGTCATCCTCAGGCCACGCTATGATGAGCAGGGCGGTCTCGGGTGGAGGACTAACCATCGACACCCTGCCAGAAAACATGACACGCGTAGTG GAGGATTCTGGCAAATATTACACGTGGCGTAGCTTTGGCCCTAAGGACCGGCGCACACAGGACCTATGGGTAGACATGAATGACGTCCGGCACGGCCAAGTTAGAGTCCATGGCATTCTGTCAAATTCATACAAACAGGCTGTG CGGGTCGCCCTGTCATTTGACTTTCCCTTTTACGGACATTACCTGAGGCAGATTATCATAGCAACAGGAG GTTTTATCTTCACAGGGGACATTACTCACCGTATGCTGACCACAACCCAGTACATCGCCCCTCTAATGGCTAATTTTGACCCCAGCTACTCCAAAGACTCCACTGTGCAGTACCTGGATAATG GTGAGGTGTTTGTGGTCCAGTGGGAGAAGGTCATACTCCCTGGCAAAGAGTCAGAAGGAGCCTTCACCTTCCAGGCTGCGCTCTACAAAACAGGAACCATCACGTTCAGCTACAGAGAT ATCCCTCTGTCATTAGATGTCATCAGTTCAGCTGAGCATCCAGTGAAGGTCGGTTTGTCTGATGCCTTCATGGTCATGTCTTCTCAATCACCAG ATGCCCAACAGCAGTCGATTTACGAGTACCACAGGGTTGAGATAGACATTACAAAGATCACCAGCTACTCTGCTGTTGAGTTCACTCCACTGCCTA cCTGCCTGCAACACGACAGCTGTGAGCTCTGCCTCTCATCCAACCAAACCTCTGGTTGTAGCTGGTGTCATGTGCTCCAGAG gtgttCAGATGGcatggacagacacagacaggaatgGTTGGACTATGGCTGTTCAGAAGAG AGCAAAGATGCAACCTGTGAGGATTACAGCAGGGGTGACAGCTCCACTGGTTCCTCTATCACGCCAGAGATCGAGGAGGTGACATTTTTGACTCCTTTGCAAAAAGGCTGTGAAAGTGATG ATGACACTAAACATCATATATTTACCGCAGGCAATG ATGTGAAGACAGATGCTTCAACCAAGAGTGAAGGGCTGGCTAACACAGGAGTGATAGCCGGGATAGCTGCTGCTCTTGTGTTACTCTTGGTGCTGATACTTGTTGCTCTTTACATCAACTACCATCCTACTGTCACGTCACCACTTTACCTCATCCAG CGACGCAAGAACTACTGGCCTTCCTGGAAGTTTCAGAAGCAACAGCCCGGTTACACAGAAGTGGAAGGAGAAGGACATGAGAAAGACAGCATTGTTGAAGCTGGACCATGTTGA